The Chordicoccus furentiruminis DNA window AGCTCCTCGCCTACGAAGATCGAGATGATGGCCGGCGGCGCCTCATTGGCTCCCAGTCTGTGATCGTTACCGGCATCCGCCACCGCGCAGCGGAGCAGATCCTGATAGCGGTCCACGGCGGAAATCACCGCCACAAGGAAGACAAGGAACTTCGTGTCCTGACCCGGATGCTTGCCCGGATCGAGCAGGTTCACGCCCGTGTTGGTCACGATGGACCAGTTGTTGTGCTTGCCGGAACCGTTGATTCCCTCAAACGGCTTCTCATGCAGGAGGCAGGCGAAGTTATGCTTATCTGCGACCTTCTTCATGACCTCCATCGTCAGCTGGTTGTGATCCACCGCCACATTGGCCGTCTCGAACACCGGCGCCAGCTCATGCTGGGACGGAGCCACCTCGTTATGCTTGGTTTTGGCCGGCACGCCCAGCTTCCAGAGCTCCTCGTCCAGATCATGCATGAACGCGGAAACCTTCGGCTTCAGAACGCCGAAATAATGGTCCTCCATCTCCTGTCCCTTGGACGCCGGCGCGCCGATCAGCGTGCGGCCCGTGAACAGAAGGTCTTTTCTCTTCTTGTAAAGGTCCTTGTCGATCAGGAAGTACTCCTGCTCGGAACCGACTGTCGTGAGCACATGCCTGACATCCTTGTATCCCAGCAGCTGAAGCACCTTGACCGCCTCCGTGCTCAGCGCCGCCATAGAACGGAGCAGGGGCGTCTTCTTGTCGAGCGCCTCGCCGCCGTAGGAGCAGAACGCGGTGGGGATATAAAGCGATTTATCCTTGATGAAGGCGGGTGAGGACGGGTCCCAGGCCGTATAGCCTCTCGCCTCGAAGGTCGCCCGCAGTCCGCCGGACGGGAAGCTGGACGCGTCCGGCTCGCCCTTTACGAGCTCCTTCCCGGAGAACTCCATGATGACGCCGCCGGCGCCGTCCGGAGAGATGAAGCTGTCATGCTTCTCCGCCGTGAGACCGGTCATCGGCTGGAACCAGTGCGTAAAATGGGTCGCACCGTGCTCAACGGCCCACTCCTTCATCACCGCGGCGACCGTATTCGCAACATCCAGTTCGAGATGCGTGCCGTTCTCGATGGTTTTATGGACAGCCTTGTAAATATCCTTCGGAAGACGCTCGCGCATCACTGCGTCACTGAATACGAGGCTTCCGTACAGTTCCGGAACCGACTTTCCCTCTTCCATAATCTTTCCTCCTCACGAGTATTCGCCTGAATCATAATGGCAAATGCATCATAGTATGCGGGAAAACCGGTGTCAAACCGGCGAGCCGATTGCATTTTCCGGATACATCGCGCTTCGTGATTGCACTGCATTCAGAACAATTTATCTTTCTGCTCAGTCCGGGAAGGAGTCCGCGTTTTCCGCCGTCACCTTTTTGTAGGGCAGATAGAGGTACCGTCCTTCCTGAAAGTCAAACGCATCGAGCGATGTCCCCTCCGCCAGCGCACAGGCGAGACGGGCGATGCCAAGCGCCTGGCCCTCCTTGTCGTTGTAGACGGTTCCGGCCATCTCCCCGTCGCGGATCGCTTTTAAGCCTACCTTTGTCCCGTCCGTCCCGAAGACCACCGGCCGGTTCTCCGCCGCCACTGATTTCCGGCCGTACGCGTCCAGCGCGCCAAGCGCCATATCATCACTGTTGGCGAGCACCAGCTCGATGCCGCTGCCGTAGGTATCGATCATCTGCGTCATCCTCGTCTGCGCCTGGGCGCGGCTCCAGTTGGCGATCTGATAGCTGAGCTTGTCCACTTCAATGCCTTCCTGACGCAGCGTATCCACACTGTTCTCCGTCCGGATGATCGCGTCCTGATGGCCGGGCTCTCCCTCGAGCAGAACGTATTGGATCCGTCCGTCCCCGTTCCGGTCTGTCTCCGGGTGGGAGCGGATCCAGTCCGCCGCGAGCTCCCCCTGCATGACACCGGACTCTCTGGCCTCGCTTCCCACATAGTAGAGCCGTTCCCACCGCATCAGGTCCTCTCTGACCGGCTCACGGTTGAAAAAAATCACCGGAATGTCATGGCGGATCGCCAGATCGATCGTCTTCGTCGGCGCCGTCCGGTCCACCAGATTGACGCAAAGCACATCGCAGCCGCTGTCGATCAGTTCCTCGACGCAGCGGTCCTCGGTCCGCTGCGCCCCGCCCGCGAACCGTGTCGTGAGCGTCACCGGCCGGTCTTTCTCCGACAGATCCTTCACATCCTGGCGGAGGCAGGCAAGCAGCTCGCCGATGTATGTGTCATCCTCACTGTATCCGACCGCCCCGATGGAGACGCTCCGCTTCGGCTGCGGCGCTCTCTGACCGCCGCAGCCGGTCAGCAGCAGCGCCGCGCTGAGGAGCGCCGCCATACCGGTTCCTGTTTTCATTCTCCGTTCCTTTCCTCACACACACTCTGCCACGGTCCGGCGCAGACGGTGCCGGCTGCCATCCGCCTCTCTCCGTTCGCAACTGGCTGTCTGTCTCACTGATCCAGCGAGAACAGCAGCTGCTCGTTTTCTTCCGTGAAAAGATCCGCCCGGCGCACAATCCGACAGGACGTCGTCCGGCTGCGCATTGCGTTCCGCCCCTTTCGGATCCCGGCCGCGGCCTCTATGACGGCCCGGTATCCCATCTCGAAGCACCCCGGCACCACGAGTCCCCGCACATGGCCGCGGTCCAGATGATAAATCGATTTCGTGGACATGCCGATCCCGTATACGGAAGCGTCCCACAGCGCGCCTTCCGCCGCGCAGTCTCCCGCCCGCTCCACCGACTGGGTATCGAGCGCGATGACGACGTCCGTCGGCGTCTGCGCGGTCAGCTCCTCGCCGGCTTCATCCCCGTCCGGCAGATTCCGCAGCGTCCAGACGATCCGGCATCCGCTCTCCCTCAGCGTCTCCTCGAGTCCCCGCTCCGCCGCCGCGATGCTGTCCGTGTCGGACAGCCCGCCGGCAATGCCGATCCGGACTCCCTTGAGCCGGCTTCCTCTGTCGTCGATCAGCATCCGGCCCAGCGCGTGTCCCATCGCTTCATAGTCCGGTCCGACCAGCGGAACGGCCCCGGCTCCGCCCGCGCCGTCGTCTCCGCCTTCCGCCGCCTCCGCCCCGGACGAAGCCGTTTCCGGCCTGTCTGCCGCCGCGCCCGGTGGGACCGCAGAGCCGCCGCCGGTTTCCACAACCGGAATCTTCTCCGCGATGCGGGTCAGCATCCGGTTCGTTTCTCCGCCCGGAGCCGGCTGCACGATCAGCGCCTCCGCTCCGTCTGCGACGGCGTTTTCCATCAGTTCTTCCTCCTGCTCCGCACCGGTGATGGTGTCCGTCGTCACGATTTCTGCGTCCAGCCCGCAGGCGGAAGCCGCCTGCTTCACGCCGTGGAGAAAAAGCTCCCACCGGTCCTCATCCGGCTGACTGACGATCACGCTGATCTTCCGCGCCGGTTCCCGTCCGGCCGACATTCTCAGCATCATCAGAGCGGCTGCCGCCGCGAGGGCAAATTCAACGGTCAGGAATATCCAGCGGTCGTGCTTCACCTTGTCACGTCTCCTCTCCGGCCGGCTGCCGGCCCGTTTCCAGATTATTCCGGTTTTCCCCGCTGAAGGCAATCGCAGGGAGTCGGATCGTCACGGTCGTGCCGACGTCCTGCTCGCTGACTACCGTCAGCCCGAAGTCCCGGCCGAACAGAAGGCGGATCCGCGTATCCACGTTGCGGAGTCCGACGCCGGAGCCGTGCCGGTGCACAATGCTGCTGTCCGTCAGCACATGCTCCGCCTGGCCCTCCTCCATGCCTGGCCCGTTGTCCGTCACGGAGAGGCCGATGCCGCCTTCGTCCCGCCAGCCCCGCACGGTGATCGTGCCGCCGTCGTCCGGATCCATCTCGCCGACGCCGTAGTAGATCGCGTTCTCCAGAATCGGCTGGAGAATCAGCTTTACGGTGCAGAAGCCGCCGATCGACGGATCCACGTCGTAGACGACCGCGAAGCGGTCCCGGTAACGCACCTTCTGGATGTTCATATAGCAGCGGCTGTGCCGGAGTTCATCCTCGATCGGAATGATCGTATGACCCTTGGAAAGACTGATCCGGAGCAGCTTCGCCAGCTCCGAGATCATAAAGACCGCGTCCTCGTTTCTTCCTCCCTCGATCATCCAGGTAATGGAATCCAGCGTGTTGTACAGAAAGTGCGGGTTGATCTGGCTCTGCAGAGCGTCCAGCTCGCTGCGTCTCCGCTCGTTCTGTTCCCGCACGATTTCCTTCATCAGCTCGTCGATCTGCTCGTAGGACTTCTGGATCGAATAGCCGAGATGGCTGATCTCGGCGGAGCCTCCGATAAAGATCTCCGGTTTCCCGCCCGCCTCGTAGTCCCGCACGGAATCACTGAGCATCAGGATCGGTTTTGAGATCCGCCCTGACACAACCCGGTTGACGATGAGCAGAAGCATCACGGTCAGCAGCATCAGCATGATGATGAAATCACGGAGATTGATGATGCCGTATGTGAAGGAGCGCTCGGGAATCACGCCTACGAGCCGCCATCCTGTATAGCCGATCGTGCTGATCACCAGATTCCGCTTCTCACCGTTCATCCGGTCGGTGTAGACGCCGTCGGTCCGGCCGGCTGCGGAGCGGCTGTCCTCCTCCGCCAGCCCGACAGCCAGCTCCATCTGCTTCGGGTGGTAGATGATCTTGCCGGTGCTGTCCGCCAGATAATAGTACTGGCCGTTCTCGTTCTGGTTGATCTGCTCCATGATTCGTGCGACCGCGGAGTAATTCATATCAACCAGCAGCACCCCGAGCTCAGGCGTGCTGCTGTCCGTCAGGTTCACGGCCCGGCTCAGAGAAATGACCCAGTGATAGCTGTATGTCGAATCGTCAAACAGATTCTGGACATGAGGGACGGAGAAATGCATGTTCTCGATCTGATCCATCGCGTCGATGAACCACGGCTGCTTCGCCACGTCCGGATCCGTCTTCTCGGCCTCGATCGGCTCGGCCGCCAGCAGAGAGCCGCTGCTATTGTAGAGCGCGATCGTGAGAAGAGAGTCCTTGTAGGACTCATAGATCAGCGTCATCTCCCGCTCCAGATCCCGCCCCGCCGCGTCGCTGTCCTGAATGATGTTGAACGTCACCGCGTCGGAAATCTGACGCATGCTGTGCAGATAGTCCTCCAGGCTGTTCTGGGTCTGCTCGATCCGCTGCTGCGTGGTCTGGATCGTGTTCTGACGGGAGAACGCAGTGAAGCGGCTGTAAAGCGTCAGCCCGAGCACCAGCATCAGGCAGAGCGCCACCGCGGTGAACGCCGCCATGATGGTGGACTGAATCCCCCTCGGCTCGATCCGGTGGCGGAGACGCAGCCGCCTTATACTTCCCCAGAACGCCGTCCGTCTGTCGTCCGCCTTCTTCATTCGGTCTTCTCCGGCTGCGTTCTGTGCTCCGTCCGGTAGCGGGACGGAGACATTCCGTAGGTTTTCTTGAATACGTAGCTGAAATAGTTCGGGTCGTTGTAGCCCACACTGCGCGCGATCGCGCTGTTCTTCTCGCCGGTCTCCATCAGAAGCCGGGCCGCCTCCCGCATGCGGAAGGACGTCAGGAAGCTGATGAACGATTCGCCGGTTTCCTTTTTGAAGATCGAGGAGAAATAGGATCCGGAGACACCCAGCTCCCCGCACATCCGGTCTAGGGAGAGATCCTCCTCGTCGAAATGGTCCCGCACATACTGCCTCGCCCGTGCCACATAGGACTGGGACGTCCGATTCCGCGCATGGCTGAGTTCCGCATTGACGGAGAGGGCCAGCGACGTCAGCCATTCGCCGAGCGCGTTCCGGTCCATCTGGGGCACCGTTTCGTAAAGAGGCCCCGGCAGCTGCGCCAGCGCATCCAGATCGATGTAGTTTCCGGAGGCGAAGCGGTAGAGGCTGCCGACCAGCTCCAGCACGGCCATCCGGTACTGCTGCACGGACCGGGCGCTGCGGCCCAGAAACGCGATGTAATCGCCGCATGCCTTCCGGATGCTCTCCTCCTGACCGACATGGACGCTCTTCAGGAGAGCTCTGATCTCGGTGCCGTCCCCCATCCCGGAATAACTCTGCTCCTGCGGCGCGATCTCGCTGATATTGATCGCCCGGGACGCGCCGTAGAGGACACGGTACGAAACGGCTTCCCTGGCTCCCCCGTAGGAACGGGAGAGCCCGAGAGGCCGGTCCGCCGCCGGTCCGATACCGGCCGTCACCTCGGCTCCGAGAATCCGCAGCGCCCACTTGCAGAACCGGTCGCAGTCATCCGTCAGTTCCGGGATCCGTTCCTTTCCCGTCATCTGAACGATC harbors:
- a CDS encoding response regulator, which gives rise to MAAYSVLLVDDEEEVIDVIMKKLDWDALGFRVCGSAPNGVKALEMAEKDPPDVVMTDTRMPYMDGLELARRLKRDFPPIRVLLFTGFDEFEYAKEAVHLEVDEYILKPVNASELTEVFTRLRASLDQEREEKRDVERLRGYYMDSLPILQTSFLTLLIEGRIQEKDLARDLEDYRISLSGPYYCCVVFHASRHTAEGGINPLLLAMSVQQQARERLGEKWRALFFTYLDNTVMIVQMTGKERIPELTDDCDRFCKWALRILGAEVTAGIGPAADRPLGLSRSYGGAREAVSYRVLYGASRAINISEIAPQEQSYSGMGDGTEIRALLKSVHVGQEESIRKACGDYIAFLGRSARSVQQYRMAVLELVGSLYRFASGNYIDLDALAQLPGPLYETVPQMDRNALGEWLTSLALSVNAELSHARNRTSQSYVARARQYVRDHFDEEDLSLDRMCGELGVSGSYFSSIFKKETGESFISFLTSFRMREAARLLMETGEKNSAIARSVGYNDPNYFSYVFKKTYGMSPSRYRTEHRTQPEKTE
- a CDS encoding substrate-binding domain-containing protein; the protein is MKHDRWIFLTVEFALAAAAALMMLRMSAGREPARKISVIVSQPDEDRWELFLHGVKQAASACGLDAEIVTTDTITGAEQEEELMENAVADGAEALIVQPAPGGETNRMLTRIAEKIPVVETGGGSAVPPGAAADRPETASSGAEAAEGGDDGAGGAGAVPLVGPDYEAMGHALGRMLIDDRGSRLKGVRIGIAGGLSDTDSIAAAERGLEETLRESGCRIVWTLRNLPDGDEAGEELTAQTPTDVVIALDTQSVERAGDCAAEGALWDASVYGIGMSTKSIYHLDRGHVRGLVVPGCFEMGYRAVIEAAAGIRKGRNAMRSRTTSCRIVRRADLFTEENEQLLFSLDQ
- a CDS encoding glutamine synthetase III family protein, with product MEEGKSVPELYGSLVFSDAVMRERLPKDIYKAVHKTIENGTHLELDVANTVAAVMKEWAVEHGATHFTHWFQPMTGLTAEKHDSFISPDGAGGVIMEFSGKELVKGEPDASSFPSGGLRATFEARGYTAWDPSSPAFIKDKSLYIPTAFCSYGGEALDKKTPLLRSMAALSTEAVKVLQLLGYKDVRHVLTTVGSEQEYFLIDKDLYKKRKDLLFTGRTLIGAPASKGQEMEDHYFGVLKPKVSAFMHDLDEELWKLGVPAKTKHNEVAPSQHELAPVFETANVAVDHNQLTMEVMKKVADKHNFACLLHEKPFEGINGSGKHNNWSIVTNTGVNLLDPGKHPGQDTKFLVFLVAVISAVDRYQDLLRCAVADAGNDHRLGANEAPPAIISIFVGEELDRVLKALESGSSFEEGGRVQMGMAPMLPHITKDTTDRNRTSPFAFTGNKFEFRMPGSSVSVANANIVLNTAVADVLSDIYEELKDVPKDQIDAKARKLARKMLTEHKRILFNGNGYTDEWVEEAARRGLYNLKSVPEAMPRLISDSSIALFTKHKVFSKEELMSRYEINLENYSKTIHIESLTMQEMVRKDFTSGMVAYMKALSGEAAEKKALLPEAACRMELGTLKALDEASGEMAEALERLDKDTRHAEKDADVLGCAKYYHDTILEEMEELRAIVDKAESLIPDQYLPYPTYGTMLFSLT
- a CDS encoding galactose ABC transporter substrate-binding protein — protein: MKTGTGMAALLSAALLLTGCGGQRAPQPKRSVSIGAVGYSEDDTYIGELLACLRQDVKDLSEKDRPVTLTTRFAGGAQRTEDRCVEELIDSGCDVLCVNLVDRTAPTKTIDLAIRHDIPVIFFNREPVREDLMRWERLYYVGSEARESGVMQGELAADWIRSHPETDRNGDGRIQYVLLEGEPGHQDAIIRTENSVDTLRQEGIEVDKLSYQIANWSRAQAQTRMTQMIDTYGSGIELVLANSDDMALGALDAYGRKSVAAENRPVVFGTDGTKVGLKAIRDGEMAGTVYNDKEGQALGIARLACALAEGTSLDAFDFQEGRYLYLPYKKVTAENADSFPD
- a CDS encoding histidine kinase; this encodes MKKADDRRTAFWGSIRRLRLRHRIEPRGIQSTIMAAFTAVALCLMLVLGLTLYSRFTAFSRQNTIQTTQQRIEQTQNSLEDYLHSMRQISDAVTFNIIQDSDAAGRDLEREMTLIYESYKDSLLTIALYNSSGSLLAAEPIEAEKTDPDVAKQPWFIDAMDQIENMHFSVPHVQNLFDDSTYSYHWVISLSRAVNLTDSSTPELGVLLVDMNYSAVARIMEQINQNENGQYYYLADSTGKIIYHPKQMELAVGLAEEDSRSAAGRTDGVYTDRMNGEKRNLVISTIGYTGWRLVGVIPERSFTYGIINLRDFIIMLMLLTVMLLLIVNRVVSGRISKPILMLSDSVRDYEAGGKPEIFIGGSAEISHLGYSIQKSYEQIDELMKEIVREQNERRRSELDALQSQINPHFLYNTLDSITWMIEGGRNEDAVFMISELAKLLRISLSKGHTIIPIEDELRHSRCYMNIQKVRYRDRFAVVYDVDPSIGGFCTVKLILQPILENAIYYGVGEMDPDDGGTITVRGWRDEGGIGLSVTDNGPGMEEGQAEHVLTDSSIVHRHGSGVGLRNVDTRIRLLFGRDFGLTVVSEQDVGTTVTIRLPAIAFSGENRNNLETGRQPAGEET